GCGCATCAGGCGCGCCAGGTAGTAGCTGTTGCTGACCGCGATCTCGCACTCGCCGGCGGCCACCGCGCGGATCTGGTCGGTGTCGCCGCCCTTGGGCGGGCGCGCCATGTTGGCCACCACGCCTTTGAGCCAGGCTTCGGTTTTGGCTTCGCCCATGTGCTCGGCCAGGGTGCCGAACAGGCTCAGGTTGTAGGGGTGCGAGCCCGAGCGGATGCAGACCTTGCCCTTGTTCACCGGGTCGGCCAGCTTCTCGTAGCTGTCCACGTCCTGCGCCTGCACCTTGTCCTTGGCGTAGACGATGATGCGCGCGCGTGTGGACAGGCCAAACCACTGGATGCCGCCGTCCGCGTCGGGCGTGGCGCGCAGGTTGGCGGGGATGAGCTCTTCGAGCAGCTTGGAGCGCACCGGCTTGAACAAGCCGTCCTGTTCGCCGCGGTAAAAGCGCGCGGCATCGACCAGCAGGATCACGTCGGCGGGCGAGGCGCTGCCCTCGGCCTTCAGGCGCGCCATGATGCCGGCGTCGTCGGCGTCGACGCGGTTGATCTTGATGCCGGTGGCCTTGGTGAAGCCCTCGTAGAGCATTTCGTCGGACGGATAGTGGCGCGCCGAATACAGGTTGAGCACCTGCTGCGACGCATCGGCCGCATCGGCGGCGCCTGCCGCGCCGCCCAGGGCGACGAGGCAGGCCGCCAGAAGGGTCTTGAGGGAGGAAATCATGGGCTTGTGGTCGCTGAGGTTCTGAAAGCCCGAATCATAATTCAAATGAGAATGGTTATCAGTGCATTTGCACTCGGCTTGACCTGGCGCAAAAAAAAGCCCGGCATGAAGCCGGGCTTGAAGGGATCCAGAAATTGACATTTCGTGAGGATCCAAGGAGACAACCGAAACAGGTGGCTCGTTGCCAAGCCATGGTGGCGATTTTAAGGGTAAACCCTTGTCTCTATCAATCGCCCTGTTGTATTTGTGCGATCAGCGCTTGCGGCCGGCAGCGGCCACCTTGCTGGCGCTGGTGCTCACGGCGTTGAAGTTGGCTTCGGCCATGTCGGTGGCTTGCTTGACGGCCTTTTGTACCGACTCGAAAGCGTTGTTCGCGGCCGACACGGCGCTCTTGAACACGGCCACCGAGGTCTCGGTGCCGGCAGGGGCGTTGCGCGCGGTGCTGTCCACGAAGTTGGTGAACGCACGCTGGGCTTCGTTGGCTTGCGCTTCGAAAGCACGGCCAAACGCGCTGCCGGTGCCGGCGGCGATGTCGTACAGATGACGGCTGTAGGCCAGGGTCTTCTCGGCCAGGGGCTGGAACAGGCTGGCTTGCAGCGTCAGCAGCTCCTGGGCGTCCTTGGCGGACAGCACGGCCTGGGCGTGGGTGTTGGCTTCCGAGAGCGCGGCGCGCGAGGCGGTCACGTTCAGCTCGATCAGCCTTTCAACGCCTTCGAAGGCTTGGCTGGTCAGGCCGAACAGGGTTTCGAGGTTGGCCTTTTGGGCAGCCAGAATTTGTTCTTGCGGCAAAGACATGGTGATACTCCTGATCAAAGATCCGCCTTGTGGGCGGGGGTTCATGGAACTGCTCTGATCAACTTATGTTGCAGTGCAGCATGACTCGAATTATAGGGATGCACAGCGCGATTGCAAGGCTTTTTTGTTGCAGTGCAACATTTATTTGTTCCAAAGTGTTTTTCCGCTATCCGGGCGGCGCGCGGGACGCTTCCGGGCTGCTGGCACAATGAAGCACCCATGGCAGCGTCCCTGAGCTCCCCGGCGCCTGAGCGCCCCGTCCCGCCCGCGCGCGGGGACTACCGCGTCTTTCGCTCCATCCCCACGCGCTGGAGCGACAACGACGTCTACGGTCACGTGAACAACGTCGTCTACTACAGCTGGTTCGACACGGCGGTGAACGCCTGGCTGATCGAGCGGGGGGTGCTGGACATCCATGGCGGCGACACCGTGGGTCTTGTCGTGCACACGCAGTGCCATTATTTTGCGCCGCTGGCCTTCCCGCAGACGGTGGAGGCCGGCCTGCGCGTGGTGCAGATCGGCCGCAGCAGCGTGCGCTACGAGCTGGCACTGTTTGCCCAAGGGGCGCCGCTGGCAGCGGCTTGCGGGCATTTCGTCCATGTGTACGTGGGCCGCAGCGACCAGCGCCCACGGCCCTTGCCCCAGAAGCTGCGCCAGGCCTTGCAAGAGCTGTGCGCCGCGCACTGATGGAACAAGCATGATCATCCACAGCCTGCTGGATACCGACCTGTACAAGTTCACCATGATGCAGGTGGTGTTGCACCACTTCCCCGGTGCGCAGGTGCAATACCGCTTCAAGTGCCGCACGCCCGGAATCGATCTGGCGCCCTGCGTGGACGAGATCCGCGCCGAGATCCGCGCGCTGTGCAGTCTGCGCTTCAGCGAGGAAGAGCTTGCCTACCTGGCCTCGATGCGCTTCATCAAGAGCGACTTCGTGGACTTCCTCGGGCTGTTTCGGCTCAATGAAAAGTACATCGATGTCACGCCCCTGCCCACGGGCGAGATCGACATCAGCATCGTCGGGCCCTGGTTGCACACCATCCTCTTCGAGATTCCGGTGCTCTCCATCGTCAACGAGGTGTATTTTCGCCAGCGCTACCCCGAGCCCGATTACGCCGAAGGGCGCCGGCGCCTGGCGACCAAGGTGGCGCAGCTGCACGGCCCGGGGCTGGAGGCGCTGAAGATCGCCGACTACGGCACGCGCAGGCGCTTTTCGCGCGTGTGGCACGAAGAGCTGCTGCGCACCCTGGCCGAGCGCCTGGGCGTGGAGGACAAGCGCCGGGGCCTGGGCGGCAAGCTCGCGGGCACGAGCAACGTGCTCTACGCGATGAAGCTGGGCATGACGCCGCTGGGCACCATGGCGCACGAATACCTGCAGGCCTGCCAGGCGCTGGGCCCGCGCCTGCGCGACACCCAGGTCTACGGCTTCGAGGTCTGGGCCAAGGAGTACCGCGGCGACCTGGGCATTGCGCTGTCGGACGTCTACGGCATGAACGCCTTCCTGCGCGACTTCGACCTGTACTTTTGCAAGCTCTTCGATGGTGCGCGCCACGACAGCGGCGACCCCTTTGCCTGGGGCGAGCGCATGCTGCAGCATTACCGAGACAACCGGGTCGATCCGCTGTCCAAGATACTCATCTTCAGCGACGGCCTGACGGTGCCGCGCATCATCGAGCTCTACCGGCGCTTTCACGGGCGCTGCCAACTGGCGTTTGGCATAGGCACCAACCTCACCAACGACCTGGGCTACGAGCCGCTGCAGATCGTCATCAAGATGACGCGCTGCAACGGCCAGCCGGTGGCCAAGCTGTCGGACGCGCCGGGCAAGAACATGTGCGACGACGAGAAATACCTGGCCTATCTGCGCCAGGTGTTCAACATTCCCGGCCCGGCCTGAGCCAGCGTGGGCGGGCAACA
The DNA window shown above is from Comamonas sp. NLF-1-9 and carries:
- a CDS encoding extracellular solute-binding protein; protein product: MISSLKTLLAACLVALGGAAGAADAADASQQVLNLYSARHYPSDEMLYEGFTKATGIKINRVDADDAGIMARLKAEGSASPADVILLVDAARFYRGEQDGLFKPVRSKLLEELIPANLRATPDADGGIQWFGLSTRARIIVYAKDKVQAQDVDSYEKLADPVNKGKVCIRSGSHPYNLSLFGTLAEHMGEAKTEAWLKGVVANMARPPKGGDTDQIRAVAAGECEIAVSNSYYLARLMRSDKPADQAVAAKVAAVFPNQDSWGTHVNIAGGAVARHAPHPQNAIKFLEYLASPEAQNYFANGNNEWPAAKGVKFDNTALQDMTGGKPFKTETIHISVVGKNMARVQQMLDRAGFR
- a CDS encoding phasin family protein, which gives rise to MSLPQEQILAAQKANLETLFGLTSQAFEGVERLIELNVTASRAALSEANTHAQAVLSAKDAQELLTLQASLFQPLAEKTLAYSRHLYDIAAGTGSAFGRAFEAQANEAQRAFTNFVDSTARNAPAGTETSVAVFKSAVSAANNAFESVQKAVKQATDMAEANFNAVSTSASKVAAAGRKR
- a CDS encoding thioesterase family protein, translating into MAASLSSPAPERPVPPARGDYRVFRSIPTRWSDNDVYGHVNNVVYYSWFDTAVNAWLIERGVLDIHGGDTVGLVVHTQCHYFAPLAFPQTVEAGLRVVQIGRSSVRYELALFAQGAPLAAACGHFVHVYVGRSDQRPRPLPQKLRQALQELCAAH
- the pncB gene encoding nicotinate phosphoribosyltransferase, producing MIIHSLLDTDLYKFTMMQVVLHHFPGAQVQYRFKCRTPGIDLAPCVDEIRAEIRALCSLRFSEEELAYLASMRFIKSDFVDFLGLFRLNEKYIDVTPLPTGEIDISIVGPWLHTILFEIPVLSIVNEVYFRQRYPEPDYAEGRRRLATKVAQLHGPGLEALKIADYGTRRRFSRVWHEELLRTLAERLGVEDKRRGLGGKLAGTSNVLYAMKLGMTPLGTMAHEYLQACQALGPRLRDTQVYGFEVWAKEYRGDLGIALSDVYGMNAFLRDFDLYFCKLFDGARHDSGDPFAWGERMLQHYRDNRVDPLSKILIFSDGLTVPRIIELYRRFHGRCQLAFGIGTNLTNDLGYEPLQIVIKMTRCNGQPVAKLSDAPGKNMCDDEKYLAYLRQVFNIPGPA